GCCGAGGCAGGGCTGCTGGGTAGAGGGCTAGGGCGGGCCCGTTCACTCCCCTCCTCCACCAGACTCAGGGAGATGGCCTGGCGGGTGGCATAAGTGCAGTTGGGCAAGGGACTGTTACGAGGGATCCGAACCTTATCTTCAGAGAACTCTATTACCTTGCGGCCAGGATACAGTGGGTGTGGTGGAGATGGGGTGGGGTATGGACTCAGCTTCTCAATGGCTGGCAAGGGTAGCTCCTCCTCTGGGGAGCCTCCTGTAGTACCCAGAGAATGGCATTCTCCATTGGGTTGCAGGGTGGGACTGCCAGGGGCTGGGGGACTAGCTGGGTCACCAGGAGCACCCCCACTCATGTCCACATGCACAAAGACATCCTCAGCCAAGGGGTGCCCAGTACTGCCTGACTGTGCTGAATTGAGCAGTAAAGACTCTGGCTTCTCCAACACCCGGGCAATGACTGAAGTAGGCACCACAGCTCCTGGGGCCAGGCTAGGAGCAGGGCCTGGGCTGGCAGCCTCTTGaccactctgcagatgtttccgAACCATGTCCTGTAGCTCACAAGGCAGCTGGGATAAAGGagcagaaaaaggaaaagagatgtGAATGAGTCCAACTGACAACAGCTTGACTCAGCAAAACTAATGGCTACCACACATAGTACCACTGTGTACTATTTACTTTCTGCTGAATAACATCATTTCATGGATAAATAGGCTCAGTCGGTGTAAAATAACTTGAAACTTTTGATTAACACAGCCAGAATTTGAATCCAGATCTCCCCTACCTGGGCAGTGGCTTCTATCCAAATCAGACTTCTGTTTGGAGAAATCTACagatcagtacctctacaaataccTCTATTTTTTGCAGGCTGCATTGACCTTAGACCTAAGGCCCTTGGGTCTACAGTTTGCCTCCTGAGGTGATGGGATCACATGGGCCTAATCCTTTCTCAATACTCATGGCCAATAGCTCTGGCCAACCCCTCTTTCCTGCAAAGTGTCCTCAAACTGAGTCTCTTGTCTCTGATTATAAAAATAACAGGGCTAGCCCTGGCTAGCCCCAGCACTATCAATGAGCAATGACATGGGGGACACCAGCAAGGCTGACTGGCTTGAGGGGCAACATGGAGGCAAGTAGGCAAAACAGAAAGGAGGAGCTAAATGCAGGAGGATGAAGACAGGTGCAGAAACTTGAGTGTAAGGGGTCCTAAAAAGGCTGGAATGGCACTGGTCAAGCAAGGGGTATGCTCAACTCACATCTGCGAACTTGTGGTTACGGAAGTGCGACTTGTTGCACTTGAGGAGCTGCACAGCCAGGTTGCAGTCCAGCCGGTACCGTTCCTACAGACACGGATGTGCTTCAGATTCCAGCCTGGCCCTGCTCAGCAGCAGGGCTAGCCAGGACAGACCCCACCACTGTCAGGAAAGGCCCTCCGAGCAGGAGCAGTATACGTACATTGAGCTCCTCTAGCTTGTTGATGGTGTTCTTGGCATCCAGCAGCTTGTTGGTCAGTTCCACGATCTCCCAGTCAAGTGTCTTCCTATCCATCTCAGCCTTCTTAATCTGAGGCACAGACTTGTGGTAAACCCAATCCAGACCCCACTGGCCCTTCCTcccctccaccacctcccagccCAGAGATATGAGGCCACAGGTGCTAGGACAGCCACGGCGGACAGAGCAGACAAATGATGGGACAGACAGAAGGAGACTGGGCACCTCTCTCCTGCTCTCTGGAGTGGCTGTGGGTGGGGCCATGTGGGCCAGGACAGAGGCAGTGTAAGAACTGTCCATTCACTGAGGGAGTTTGAGGGCCTCTAGGCACTAGTCAAGGCAGTTAGTACCTCAGAGACTAACTGCCACCTGTGTGCAGCATTTCCAGGACAGGACTAGGAAGAGGGAGGGGGGGCTGGGTGACAGCTGAGATGCCTGTGAGATTAGATAATTGGGGAGGAAGGGAGTTGCAGGTTCAAAAGTAGCCTTCtgatcttcagttcatggactggATCTATAGCCTCCCTCCCATCAAACAACTGGGCCTGCTGTCACTGCAGACAGGAAGTATTCCACGGTGACATTAGTATCTGCCAGAGTCAAGGGCAGAAGCCCCAGCCCTCTTCCAGGAGGGAGGCACTGATTACTAAATGAGCCTCACATAGGGAGAGGCAAGAGGTAGGTGCCCTTGGGGGGTAGAGGGAAATAGCCAGGACCCCCCAATCCCAAAATTTGGCTAAGGAGGCCAGGGCAAGGGAAAAAACACACAAACTCAGACGCAACTGCAAAAATCCAGCTGTGGCTAAGAGAGGCCTGAGAGGAGAATGCAGCAGCAACGGTGGCAGCATGAGGGGGAGACGAGGAGAGAAGAGAAACAGTGTGAGCATTAAGACAGTCCCCACGTGCATAGCACACTGCGGTTCCCTCCCCACCACTGACCCACTTCCATCCCTCCTAAATCCCAGGGCAGAATGGCATTTTCCTGGCAAGTCCTGGCCCCCTGCTATACTGTGAGCACAGTGCTAACCAAATCACTCTGCTAACCAAATCACCCTCCTGGACACGTTACCAGTGTATGCAACTTGTCCTCCAGCTCCTGGTTGGTCCGCTGGGAAGCCGTATAACTGTTCTGCAGCCTGAAGAGGAATATAAGGCAGACACCTGGTCAAGATCTAGTTTTTCAGGCCCTACTCAGCTCCTCCTCTACTTGGATTGTGGGCAAATCAATTTCCTAGAACCTCTCCCAGAACATCAGTTTTCTAATCAGAATCAGGTCATCTCTGAGGCCTCTTCCAGCTAACATCCTGTGAACACAAAAACGCTCATTTGCCTCTGGCCCCTGGATCACACCTGCGGAATTTGTCCTTAAACTTGTCCAGCTCCTCACGGCTCTGGCCTAGCTCCAGCTCCAGGCAATCTTGCCCAATTTCCAGCTCACGCTCCAGGGCTTCAGTGCGTCTGGTGGCAGAGGCCAGACGCCGACGAAGCTCTTCATTCTCTTGCTGCAAAAGCCTAGGATGTAGGAAGATacagagggacctgagagagagaAGAGCCAGCCCTGGAGTTTTGGGTGGAGCTCAAGAAAGAAGGCAAGGGATGATATGGGGACAGGCAACTGAAAGGAGGGGCGGACAACTGAAAGCAGAGGGATTCCTATAGCTTCAGCTCAAGTTGAGGGCAGCAAGTTCCACAGGCCTGCTGGACCTGAGAACAGAACCTGAGTTGGATGgtaagggagggagaggggatgggaggggacaCTCCACTCCTCCAACtattacagaa
This region of Callospermophilus lateralis isolate mCalLat2 chromosome 6, mCalLat2.hap1, whole genome shotgun sequence genomic DNA includes:
- the Tjap1 gene encoding tight junction-associated protein 1 isoform X1, with protein sequence MTSAAPAKKPYRKAPPEHRELRLEIPGSRLEQEEPLTDAERMKLLQQENEELRRRLASATRRTEALERELEIGQDCLELELGQSREELDKFKDKFRRLQNSYTASQRTNQELEDKLHTLASLSHSWIFAIKKAEMDRKTLDWEIVELTNKLLDAKNTINKLEELNERYRLDCNLAVQLLKCNKSHFRNHKFADLPCELQDMVRKHLQSGQEAASPGPAPSLAPGAVVPTSVIARVLEKPESLLLNSAQSGSTGHPLAEDVFVHVDMSGGAPGDPASPPAPGSPTLQPNGECHSLGTTGGSPEEELPLPAIEKLSPYPTPSPPHPLYPGRKVIEFSEDKVRIPRNSPLPNCTYATRQAISLSLVEEGSERARPSPLPSSPASAQASPHHQPNPAPPTLSTPASSASSEEDLLASWQRAFVDRTPPPAAVVQRTAFGRDALPELQRHFALNPADRDEVVPAPFSLPDESGLLLPAEPDSGFPREEEEEELNLPISPEEERQSLLPGGRGTEGPGTSHTEGRAWPLTSSSRPQRSPKRMGVHHLHRKDSLTQAQEQGTLLS
- the Tjap1 gene encoding tight junction-associated protein 1 isoform X2; amino-acid sequence: MTSAAPAKKPYRKAPPEHRELRLEIPGSRLEQEEPLTDAERMKLLQQENEELRRRLASATRRTEALERELEIGQDCLELELGQSREELDKFKDKFRRLQNSYTASQRTNQELEDKLHTLIKKAEMDRKTLDWEIVELTNKLLDAKNTINKLEELNERYRLDCNLAVQLLKCNKSHFRNHKFADLPCELQDMVRKHLQSGQEAASPGPAPSLAPGAVVPTSVIARVLEKPESLLLNSAQSGSTGHPLAEDVFVHVDMSGGAPGDPASPPAPGSPTLQPNGECHSLGTTGGSPEEELPLPAIEKLSPYPTPSPPHPLYPGRKVIEFSEDKVRIPRNSPLPNCTYATRQAISLSLVEEGSERARPSPLPSSPASAQASPHHQPNPAPPTLSTPASSASSEEDLLASWQRAFVDRTPPPAAVVQRTAFGRDALPELQRHFALNPADRDEVVPAPFSLPDESGLLLPAEPDSGFPREEEEEELNLPISPEEERQSLLPGGRGTEGPGTSHTEGRAWPLTSSSRPQRSPKRMGVHHLHRKDSLTQAQEQGTLLS